A single window of Candidatus Deferrimicrobiaceae bacterium DNA harbors:
- a CDS encoding methyltransferase domain-containing protein: MDPDKSKEILKILYTQSKPYHDLIAKSEDSGFTYDDFLAGIIGKCMPEYGETIRLLDVASGTGHYLKAARESGAFSCGVDLSLYACRMARERDLSVFQADAECLPFKNDAFDVVVCLQLLEHTIYPEKVIAEISRVLRPGGSLFLSAPNMLGSNRLSRSLRGIKWFFSGRVKDLKTLPEGIVEEWERAVEPSSVNDMDACNRSNVFQAFNLLRMNDLRVEHVDTLRHPLKYSPRQYAWAKAGQRIPLIKYTGINFKIIARKR, translated from the coding sequence CAAAAGCGAGGATAGCGGCTTTACCTACGATGACTTCTTGGCCGGGATCATCGGGAAGTGCATGCCCGAATATGGCGAAACGATCCGTTTGCTCGACGTCGCCTCCGGCACCGGTCATTACCTCAAGGCGGCCAGGGAGAGCGGAGCGTTCTCCTGCGGCGTGGACCTTTCCCTCTATGCCTGCCGGATGGCGAGGGAAAGGGACCTTTCCGTCTTCCAGGCCGATGCGGAATGCCTTCCATTCAAAAACGACGCATTCGACGTGGTGGTCTGCCTCCAACTCCTGGAGCACACGATTTACCCGGAAAAGGTGATCGCCGAGATCAGCCGCGTGCTGAGGCCTGGTGGCTCCCTGTTTCTCTCTGCGCCGAATATGCTGGGAAGCAACCGTCTCAGCCGGTCGCTCAGGGGAATCAAATGGTTTTTTTCCGGTAGGGTCAAGGATCTGAAGACGCTCCCCGAAGGGATCGTGGAGGAGTGGGAGCGGGCCGTGGAGCCCTCCTCCGTAAACGACATGGACGCCTGCAACCGGTCCAACGTCTTTCAGGCGTTCAACCTCTTGAGGATGAACGACCTGCGCGTGGAACACGTCGACACGTTGCGGCACCCCCTCAAGTACAGTCCTCGGCAGTACGCGTGGGCGAAAGCGGGTCAGAGAATCCCGCTGATCAAGTACACTGGCATCAATTTCAAGATTATTGCCAGGAAACGGTGA